One window of Papaver somniferum cultivar HN1 chromosome 9, ASM357369v1, whole genome shotgun sequence genomic DNA carries:
- the LOC113312823 gene encoding uncharacterized protein LOC113312823, whose product MFNTLEDLRILNYFKVSHRSCKNSTPIEIYWSPPEVGEIIICCDGASLGNPGQVGAGVCFRDSNVVVLGSLCIGLGWRTKFYVEVCVIIYGLMLDKRWNITKICIRSDSMSFIKSLQKGELSWELAQRWRMTRAFYSSIRYIHSYRDANFTDDALDKQACLLVEDIFEFYEGMPAFIQAIEWPDKVYYRFK is encoded by the coding sequence ATGTTTAACACTCTTGAGGATTTGCGCATCTTGAATTACTTCAAAGTGTCGCATAGATCTTGCAAAAACTCAACGCCGATTGAAATTTATTGGTCGCCACCTGAAGTTGGAGAAATTATTATTTGTTGCGATGGTGCCTCCCTTGGTAATCCAGGTCAGGTTGGTGCGGGAGTTTGTTTTAGAGATTCTAATGTCGTAGTGCTTGGTTCTCTTTGTATTGGACTTGGTTGGAGGACAAAATTTTATGTTGAGGTTTGCGTTATTATTTACGGCCTAATGTTGGATAAAAGATGGAATATTACGAAGATTTGCATTAGATCAGATTCGATGAGTTTCATAAAATCTTTGCAAAAAGGAGAACTTTCATGGGAGTTGGCTCAGAGGTGGAGGATGACGCGTGCCTTTTATAGTAGCATTCGTTATATTCATAGTTATAGAGACGCTAATTTCACTGATGATGCCTTggacaaacaagcttgtttgttggttgaggatatttttgaattttatgaGGGTATGCCAGCGTTCATTCAAGCTATTGAATGGCCTGACAAGGTGTATTaccgttttaaatag